A genome region from Prionailurus bengalensis isolate Pbe53 chromosome B4, Fcat_Pben_1.1_paternal_pri, whole genome shotgun sequence includes the following:
- the LALBA gene encoding alpha-lactalbumin, whose translation MMSFVSLLLIGIMFPAIQGKQFTKCELSQVLKDMDGYGGIALSEWICTIFHTSGYDTQTIVNNNGSTEYGLFQINNKFWCRDNQILQSRNICDISCDKFLDDDLTDDMICAKKILDKEGIDYWLAHKPLCSEKLEQWHCEML comes from the exons ATGATGtcctttgtctctctgctcctgaTTGGCATCATGTTCCCTGCCATCCAGGGGAAGCAATTTACAAAATGTGAGCTGTCCCAGGTGCTGAAAGACATGGATGGCTATGGAGGCATTGCTTTGTCTGAAT GGATCTGTACCATATTTCATACTAGTGGTTATGATACACAAACCATAGTCAATAACAATGGCAGCACAGAATATGGACTCTTCCAGATCAACAATAAATTTTGGTGCAGGGACAACCAGATCCTTCAGTCAAGGAACATCTGTGACATCTCCTGTGACA AGTTCCTGGATGATGACCTTACTGATGACATGATTTGTGCCAAGAAGATCCTGGATAAGGAAGGAATTGACTACTG GTTGGCCCATAAACCTCTCTGCTCTGAGAAACTGGAACAGTGGCACTGTGAGATGTTGTGA
- the LOC122472332 gene encoding lysozyme C, milk isozyme, whose amino-acid sequence MRSILIISLLGCLFAAYEAKIFSKCELARKLKAEGMDGFHGYSLANWVCMAEHESNFNTRAFNGKNDNGSSDYGIFQINSKWWCKNNSSPSANACNTMCSRFLDDNISDDIACAKRVVKDPNGMSAWVAWVRHCRNKDLSRYLASCNL is encoded by the exons ATGAGGTCCATTCTGATCATCTCCCTCCTCGGCTGCTTATTTGCAGCATATGAGGCCAAAATCTTCTCCAAGTGTGAGCTGGCCCGCAAGCTGAAGGCAGAGGGAATGGATGGCTTCCACGGCTACAGCCTGGCAAACT GGGTCTGCATGGCTGAGCATGAGAGTAACTTCAACACCCGGGCCTTCAATGGGAAAAATGACAATGGCAGCAGTGACTATGGGATCTTCCAGATCAACAGCAAGTGGTGGTGCAAAAATAACTCCTCCCCTTCAGCAAATGCCTGCAACACAATGTGCAGTA GGTTTCTGGATGACAACATCAGTGATGACATCGCCTGTGCCAAGAGGGTCGTGAAAGATCCTAATGGGATGTCTGCCTG GGTGGCCTGGGTAAGACACTGCAGAAACAAGGATTTGTCCAGATATCTAGCCAGTTGTAATCTGTGA
- the LOC122472331 gene encoding olfactory receptor 11A1-like, with product MRKQSSGDSENQTTWLILVGFGELQHLGFLPFTFFLAIYVVTVGGNALIVLAVASSRTLHTPMYFFLCHFSLLEIGYTSNIMPQLLQSFLKGREAISLVSCLVQFYMFASLAAVECLLLTAMSYDRYLAICHPLRYPVLMSPWLCGCLAAGVWVSGFSFSAFTLALAAPLTLCPGNREIDHYFCDFAPVVGLFCGDVGVMWAAGVSISGFLTLVPFLLIVASYAFILRTVLQIPSGHGRQKAFSTCSSHLSVVGVYYGTLIVVYVAPTDHMAPLLRKAFSVLYTVFTPMVNPIIYSLKNQEVKGALHRLWGQLIPSDTPLRGNRTASDFFLDSSLAPSSKSRGLETTVKR from the coding sequence ATGAGGAAGCAGTCCAGTGGTGATAGTGAAAACCAGACCACCTGGCTGATCCTGGTTGGCTTTGGGGAGCTGCAACACCTGGGCTTCCTCCCCTTCACCTTCTTTTTAGCCATCTATGTGGTAACAGTTGGGGGCAACGCCCTCATCGTGCTGGCTGTGGCCTCCAGTCGGACACTCCAcacacccatgtacttcttcctctgcCACTTTTCCTTGCTGGAGATTGGCTACACCTCCAACATCATGCCTCAGCTGCTGCAGAGCTTCCTGAAAGGGAGGGAGGCCATCTCACTGGTCAGCTGTCTGGTCCAGTTCTACATGTTTGCCTCGCTGGCTGCAGTTGAATGCCTCCTGCTAACTGCTATGTCCTATGACCGTTACCTGGCCATCTGCCACCCGCTTCGCTACCCTGTCCTGATGAGCCCATGGTTGTGTGGCTGCCTGGCTGCTGGAGTCTGGGTCagtggattttctttctctgccttcactCTGGCCCTGGCAGCCCCTCTGACCCTCTGCCCTGGCAACAGGGAGATCGACCACTACTTCTGTGACTTTGCTCCAGTTGTAGGGCTGTTCTGTGGAGATGTGGGGGTTATGTGGGCAGCTGGAGTGAGCATCTCAGGCTTTCTGACACTGGTCCCCTTCCTGTTGATTGTGGCATCCTATGCCTTCATCTTAAGGACTGTGCTGCAAATACCTTCAGGCCATGGTAGACAGAAAGCTTTCTCCACCTGTTCCTCCCACCTCAGTGTGGTCGGGGTGTATTATGGCACTCTCATTGTGGTCTATGTAGCCCCAACAGACCACATGGCCCCCTTGCTCCGAAAGGCCTTCTCTGTCCTCTACACTGTATTCACCCCTATGGTCAACCCCATTATTTACAGCCTCAAGAACCAAGAGGTAAAGGGGGCCCTTCATAGGCTCTGGGGACAGCTCATCCCAAGTGATACCCCACTGAGGGGGAATAGGACAGCAAGCGACTTCTTCCTGGATTCCAGCTTAGCCCCCTCCTCAAAGTCTAGAGGACTAGAGACCACAGTGAAAAGATGA